From Paenibacillus polymyxa, the proteins below share one genomic window:
- a CDS encoding major tail protein has translation MPKNKVTFGLDKVHIAFYDEDSTTQPAWGTPIPIPGAVRWTPEAQGEQSEFYADNTKYYVATSNNGYTGELELALVPDDILAKMLGWIIDENGMLVEVSDATPKKFALLGQVQGDQKNRRFVYYDCQADRPAKERQTKGESVEVATDVLNLTVSPIELGGRTVVKGDLELNETNAAAYSAFFDSVYTPKFTNVTTGGAEA, from the coding sequence ATGCCTAAGAACAAAGTTACATTTGGTTTGGACAAGGTGCATATTGCTTTTTACGATGAGGACAGCACAACTCAACCCGCTTGGGGTACACCAATCCCTATTCCGGGCGCGGTTAGATGGACACCGGAGGCGCAGGGCGAACAGTCGGAGTTTTACGCCGATAATACCAAATATTATGTAGCGACTTCGAACAATGGCTATACAGGTGAATTGGAATTAGCATTGGTTCCCGATGATATTCTGGCCAAAATGCTTGGATGGATCATCGACGAGAATGGAATGTTGGTGGAAGTGTCTGACGCAACGCCTAAAAAGTTTGCGCTGCTTGGACAGGTACAGGGCGATCAGAAGAACCGCCGTTTTGTTTATTACGATTGCCAAGCTGACCGCCCGGCTAAGGAACGCCAGACGAAAGGTGAATCCGTCGAAGTTGCAACCGATGTATTGAACCTGACAGTTTCCCCGATTGAGCTTGGTGGGCGCACAGTTGTTAAAGGTGACCTGGAGCTAAATGAAACAAATGCTGCTGCTTATAGCGCGTTTTTTGATTCTGTGTATACGCCTAAATTCACAAATGTAACTACAGGGGGAGCAGAAGCATGA
- a CDS encoding pyocin knob domain-containing protein, which yields MEKMYPPVVNSPKTELAELITDTQTEITVANAAVLLQGEGIAVLGNGDVAETITYTSVKENILKGCVRGYEGVARAWPVGTRIARNFTAADFRAVQGNVTEIDEKVTDLSATVAEKTQNASLTKKGVTQLSKAVNGTRDDIAATESAVSSAYGLANSAYRNRGNAPANCNDATLSGSYNVALSAWTGFSNYPPGAYTYGKLVVNYDSGAIVQMYFSHDNPGRVYTRIAFAGADWREWTEIFMTRGGAVSGTITASSPIPLASVIPGQPSWVFHSSASGSFFIAPSWTNGKTDWNFDRGINVSRDNVIIATSSGTISADNLVEMYRGVGSPEGVIVAPVGAFYRNRVGGTGSTLYIKESGSGNTGWRAV from the coding sequence GTGGAAAAAATGTATCCACCAGTGGTGAACTCTCCTAAAACTGAGCTTGCAGAACTGATCACAGACACGCAAACCGAAATTACAGTCGCCAACGCCGCTGTGCTTTTACAGGGCGAGGGTATTGCTGTTTTAGGCAATGGGGATGTAGCAGAAACCATTACGTATACAAGCGTAAAGGAAAACATTCTGAAAGGCTGTGTACGTGGCTATGAGGGTGTTGCCCGTGCTTGGCCTGTCGGTACACGGATTGCACGCAATTTCACGGCAGCGGACTTCCGGGCAGTACAGGGCAATGTTACTGAGATTGATGAAAAGGTAACAGACTTGTCCGCTACGGTAGCCGAGAAGACTCAGAATGCATCTTTAACTAAAAAGGGTGTTACCCAACTCTCCAAGGCAGTCAACGGGACACGGGATGATATAGCGGCTACAGAGAGTGCAGTAAGTTCTGCGTATGGCCTAGCAAATAGCGCATATCGTAATCGAGGCAATGCACCAGCAAACTGTAATGATGCCACCCTATCGGGCAGCTACAATGTGGCTCTTTCCGCATGGACAGGTTTTTCGAACTATCCACCCGGAGCCTATACCTATGGCAAACTTGTGGTGAATTACGACAGCGGTGCTATTGTTCAAATGTACTTTTCACATGATAATCCAGGTCGTGTCTATACACGAATTGCGTTTGCTGGTGCTGACTGGAGAGAGTGGACGGAAATTTTCATGACTCGTGGCGGAGCAGTATCAGGCACAATTACAGCATCTTCGCCTATTCCCCTGGCATCCGTAATTCCTGGACAACCGTCATGGGTGTTTCATAGTAGTGCGAGCGGAAGCTTCTTCATCGCCCCATCTTGGACTAACGGAAAAACTGATTGGAACTTTGACCGAGGAATAAATGTATCACGCGACAATGTTATTATCGCTACTTCTAGCGGCACAATATCGGCTGACAATTTAGTAGAGATGTATAGAGGAGTAGGAAGCCCCGAGGGAGTGATTGTTGCCCCTGTGGGTGCGTTTTATCGTAATAGAGTCGGAGGAACCGGATCAACGCTCTACATTAAAGAGTCCGGCTCAGGTAATACAGGATGGAGGGCGGTCTAA
- a CDS encoding phage distal tail protein, with product MFNGGFNSLGFNIGDVEGNIIDLSASLSGSGQMYSRKVETDGTESDNAFNLMAFNVDEPGTVTEYILEFVLDMTAAAELSGEGQAQADFVREYALEAVPMSGEGRMTDAVYIRDILAQAVPMHGEGRITADASRFHTDYIELIGLFAPGDKVIIDSKNLKITKNGRNALHEMQGNFFDLNLGNNVLTWTDPETGRDILFRITYRDRFV from the coding sequence ATGTTTAATGGTGGATTTAATAGCCTTGGTTTTAATATAGGGGATGTAGAAGGGAACATTATTGACCTTTCTGCATCTCTTTCTGGTTCCGGGCAAATGTACTCACGGAAGGTGGAAACGGATGGAACCGAAAGCGATAATGCGTTCAATCTTATGGCTTTTAATGTGGACGAACCTGGTACCGTAACGGAATACATTTTGGAGTTTGTTTTGGATATGACTGCCGCTGCGGAGTTGTCCGGTGAAGGTCAGGCGCAGGCTGATTTTGTCCGTGAATATGCCTTGGAAGCTGTACCTATGTCTGGTGAGGGACGTATGACAGATGCCGTGTATATCCGTGATATATTGGCGCAGGCTGTACCTATGCACGGCGAGGGCCGCATAACAGCAGATGCCAGCCGATTCCACACAGATTATATCGAGCTTATAGGATTATTCGCGCCAGGAGATAAAGTCATTATTGATTCAAAGAACCTCAAAATTACAAAGAACGGCCGGAATGCTCTGCATGAGATGCAGGGTAATTTTTTTGATTTGAACTTGGGAAATAACGTCCTAACGTGGACAGACCCGGAAACAGGGCGTGACATTTTGTTCCGCATCACCTACCGGGATCGGTTTGTATAA
- a CDS encoding HK97 gp10 family phage protein, whose protein sequence is MARDIDIDQLVSEITRSVQEYTDDVEKGIDQHLDEVAEKVRQEAETSAPKHTGKYAKGFKVSDQSKGTLKRLVVWNKKHSRRVHLLEFGHAKRGGGRVRAYPHLRPAYDHHAAHLADDIKRIIRNGGR, encoded by the coding sequence ATGGCTAGAGACATTGACATTGATCAGCTTGTTTCCGAAATCACCCGATCCGTACAGGAATACACCGATGATGTAGAAAAGGGAATTGACCAGCATTTGGATGAAGTAGCCGAAAAGGTACGACAGGAAGCAGAGACAAGCGCACCTAAGCATACCGGGAAGTACGCCAAGGGCTTCAAAGTATCGGACCAAAGCAAAGGGACACTAAAACGGCTGGTGGTCTGGAACAAAAAGCATTCCCGCCGTGTGCATTTGCTGGAGTTTGGACACGCCAAGCGTGGAGGTGGGCGGGTAAGGGCTTATCCTCACTTACGGCCTGCATATGATCACCATGCGGCACATCTCGCTGATGATATCAAGCGCATCATTCGTAACGGAGGTAGGTAA
- a CDS encoding phage tail domain-containing protein encodes MIDEMIWLGGKSNAELGFFVLGTSKRPGLPNTVDRTLSIPGRNGLWNYGADHEARNFNYECAFITKDYMELQQRVMTLAAHLVDSYGKPRELELKQRERPGQSFVVQYAGSFDVERIMGVGKFSLPLVAFDPFAYGQERITELHITESPQEIQVFSGGNIRAFPYIVLTNVGTTTLRSFRIANEYQVE; translated from the coding sequence TTGATTGATGAGATGATATGGCTTGGTGGGAAGTCCAATGCTGAATTGGGCTTTTTTGTGCTGGGTACGTCCAAACGTCCGGGGTTACCAAACACGGTAGACCGGACGTTATCTATCCCAGGGCGCAACGGGCTGTGGAATTATGGAGCCGATCATGAGGCTAGAAACTTTAACTATGAATGTGCTTTTATCACAAAAGATTATATGGAGTTGCAACAGCGGGTCATGACCTTAGCTGCACATTTGGTGGACAGCTACGGCAAGCCGCGGGAGTTAGAGCTAAAGCAACGGGAGCGTCCGGGGCAATCTTTCGTAGTTCAATATGCAGGGAGTTTTGATGTGGAACGGATTATGGGTGTAGGAAAATTTTCCTTGCCTTTAGTCGCTTTTGATCCGTTTGCCTATGGTCAGGAGCGCATAACTGAATTGCATATCACTGAGTCCCCTCAAGAGATTCAAGTATTTAGCGGTGGCAACATTAGAGCTTTTCCATATATCGTTCTGACCAATGTGGGAACAACGACTTTGCGTAGCTTCCGTATTGCGAACGAATACCAAGTAGAATAG
- a CDS encoding phage tail tape measure protein produces MAETIKGINVVIGAETKGLSAALSDVNKRSKDLQGELKQIDKLLKFDPGNTELLAQKQKILTDAISNTSDKLQTLKAAQQQVADQFARGDITEGQYRAFQRELVQTEQELKRLQNSLNSLNVPTINVVINGDTKDLYASLDGVNKRSKELQTELRQVDQLLKFDPGNTELLAQKQKLLSDAISNTSDKLNTLRSAQQQVTEQFQRGEISEEQYRAFQRELVRTEQELQRFENGLREARGELDDLSDEAGDAGNKIGEVGEKFKAAGDKIKGVGVGLTAGVTAPLVAIGAIAGKTAMDLDAAAGKMEASLGITAEEAEKLAVAAQGIWKNGFGESLGEVDQALITTKTNIRGLNDSTLTDLTQKAMILKETFDAEVNETTRTASVLMKNFKISGSDAMDLITVGFQRGGNFSDELLDTLREYAPQFKGLGYSAEQFTAILIAGAEKGAFNLDKIGDSAKEAFLRIGDGSGGSRDALKALGLDFKKVENDINSGGASTQKAFMAVTTAISSIKDPAKRAQTAVALMGTPLEDLGPQFRDFFATVNTDLGEFRGSTDKAGAALKDNLGDRFTILIRNLQSSLTPLGETLVSLAEKALPPITQAVDTLATAFSSMSPSMQMVVLAIAGILAAIGPLVVIFGTIISSIGTIITAFSAVSGAFAAFGPVVAALTGPIGIVIAAITALVAGLTYLYNNNETVRNGLNAAWEAIKAAAMAIFGAIKDFWDQWGGQITELFQGMWDLVKSVFDTVINAIADVVKSVFDGIKAFWDKWGKDITIFFKANLEALKLIYGTIFSAIFEAIKFIFNEIKAFWDKWGSTIIEAFKGIFTILNTIFGATFNAIFVVIKSIFTQIKAFWDTWGATITTLFKTVFAVVKTVFSGTWNAIKIIIETVIGVISGIIKTWLAIFKGDWAGAWENAKSVVTTIWNGITGLFKNAFQTMVKIGQDIIRGLIKGIGEMKDAAVKKAKEISESVGGSIKEFFGIHSPSRLTTEYGEYIAQGLANGIDNKSKAAEKSAKNTAKKVNDAFKESFASAQHKYKVGTLDTSQYIAALQGVQGQYAKTSAQYRKVTEEISKVNKTLTKEQEQALKQSFDNSKAWIDKQTQANQLSLTQQLVAWEKVQARYKAGSEQRKAAEEAAGKVRLEIYNQLNQAGDDFLAKTKAINENVAAEELRLNQVYEQAVEQRAKSINDFAGLFDAVVMKSETTGQQLLDNLRGQVDYLATWASSIETLAARGIDKGLLEELRQMGPKAAPELAALNELTDAQLAEYSELWRTKSAESRAIAVQELQGMRQDTDLQIQQLRAKANTEMDGLKKDFEAKVKAIRSGTVGQFNAMKADLPTIGKQAMQGLLNGLSSMQGAVTAKAREIANSVRTTMQKALDIHSPSREMAWIGEMAGQGLVQGMAGMMSSVRQQAHEMAVAVQPSVSPTTGDAAASGTTTINMEGLFAGAIFNVRRDEDIKSLAKEMAYELFALTQGAARGAGGTR; encoded by the coding sequence TTGGCTGAAACGATCAAGGGTATTAATGTCGTTATCGGAGCAGAGACAAAAGGGCTATCGGCTGCTTTATCAGATGTGAATAAACGTAGTAAGGATTTACAGGGTGAGCTAAAACAGATTGATAAGCTGCTTAAATTTGACCCTGGGAATACGGAGCTATTAGCACAGAAGCAGAAGATTTTAACGGATGCCATTTCAAACACTTCGGACAAGCTTCAAACCCTAAAGGCAGCGCAACAGCAAGTAGCTGACCAATTTGCGCGTGGCGATATCACAGAAGGTCAGTACCGTGCTTTTCAAAGAGAGCTTGTCCAGACTGAACAGGAATTGAAAAGGCTACAAAACAGCCTGAACAGTTTGAACGTGCCAACAATTAACGTTGTCATTAATGGAGACACCAAGGATTTATACGCATCATTGGACGGTGTTAACAAGCGTAGTAAAGAGCTGCAAACGGAACTGCGGCAAGTGGACCAGCTTTTGAAATTTGATCCAGGTAACACGGAATTGCTTGCTCAAAAACAAAAGCTTCTATCCGATGCCATTTCCAATACATCCGATAAGCTGAACACGCTTCGCAGCGCTCAACAACAGGTCACAGAGCAGTTTCAGCGTGGCGAGATATCGGAAGAACAGTATCGAGCTTTTCAACGTGAACTAGTTCGCACAGAACAGGAACTTCAACGGTTTGAAAACGGCTTACGTGAAGCCCGTGGAGAACTGGACGATTTAAGCGATGAAGCAGGCGATGCAGGCAACAAGATAGGGGAAGTCGGGGAAAAGTTCAAGGCGGCAGGCGATAAAATTAAAGGTGTCGGCGTAGGACTTACGGCGGGTGTTACTGCGCCGCTTGTGGCTATCGGTGCGATAGCTGGGAAAACGGCAATGGATCTAGACGCGGCAGCGGGGAAAATGGAAGCTTCCCTGGGGATCACGGCAGAGGAAGCGGAAAAGCTGGCTGTTGCAGCTCAGGGTATCTGGAAGAACGGATTCGGGGAAAGCCTTGGAGAAGTCGATCAGGCGCTTATCACCACCAAAACCAATATTCGTGGTTTGAATGATTCAACTCTGACAGATTTAACCCAAAAAGCAATGATCCTCAAGGAAACATTTGATGCTGAGGTAAATGAAACGACCCGGACTGCATCGGTCTTGATGAAGAACTTTAAAATTTCTGGATCAGATGCTATGGACCTTATCACCGTAGGTTTTCAGCGTGGTGGTAACTTTTCGGATGAATTGCTGGATACCTTACGGGAGTATGCTCCACAGTTCAAGGGATTGGGCTACAGCGCCGAACAGTTCACCGCTATTCTGATTGCTGGTGCAGAAAAAGGCGCGTTCAATCTGGATAAAATTGGGGACAGCGCAAAGGAAGCCTTTCTTCGTATCGGAGACGGTAGCGGTGGTTCGCGCGACGCATTAAAAGCTTTGGGTTTGGACTTCAAAAAAGTGGAGAACGACATAAACAGCGGCGGGGCATCAACCCAAAAAGCATTTATGGCTGTTACAACAGCTATTTCTTCCATCAAGGACCCGGCAAAGAGGGCGCAAACTGCTGTTGCTCTCATGGGTACACCGCTGGAGGACTTAGGGCCTCAGTTCCGTGACTTTTTCGCCACGGTAAATACTGACCTGGGAGAATTTAGAGGATCAACGGATAAAGCGGGAGCTGCACTTAAAGATAATTTGGGTGACCGATTCACGATCTTAATTCGGAACCTACAAAGCAGTTTGACCCCATTAGGGGAAACACTGGTAAGCCTAGCCGAAAAAGCTCTGCCTCCGATCACACAGGCCGTGGACACCCTTGCGACTGCGTTTTCGTCTATGTCTCCATCTATGCAAATGGTTGTGCTTGCTATAGCGGGTATTTTAGCAGCCATTGGCCCGCTGGTTGTAATTTTCGGCACCATTATATCTTCTATAGGTACGATCATCACAGCCTTTAGCGCGGTATCTGGAGCCTTTGCCGCTTTTGGTCCGGTTGTTGCTGCACTGACCGGACCTATAGGTATAGTAATAGCGGCAATAACCGCTTTAGTGGCGGGTCTGACCTATCTATACAACAACAACGAAACGGTGCGTAATGGGCTTAATGCCGCTTGGGAAGCTATCAAGGCGGCGGCGATGGCCATCTTTGGAGCAATTAAAGACTTCTGGGACCAATGGGGCGGGCAAATCACTGAACTGTTTCAAGGAATGTGGGATCTAGTCAAGTCTGTATTTGACACCGTTATTAACGCGATTGCCGATGTGGTCAAGTCCGTTTTTGACGGTATAAAAGCTTTTTGGGATAAGTGGGGCAAAGATATTACCATATTCTTTAAAGCGAATTTGGAAGCCTTAAAGCTTATCTACGGCACTATTTTTTCGGCAATCTTTGAAGCCATAAAATTTATATTCAATGAGATTAAAGCCTTTTGGGATAAATGGGGCAGCACCATTATTGAAGCCTTTAAAGGGATTTTTACAATCCTGAATACCATCTTCGGTGCAACATTTAACGCGATATTTGTTGTGATCAAATCCATCTTTACGCAAATTAAAGCTTTCTGGGATACCTGGGGAGCTACAATAACCACGCTGTTTAAAACTGTATTTGCAGTGGTGAAGACAGTTTTTTCAGGTACTTGGAACGCTATCAAAATCATCATCGAAACCGTCATTGGGGTTATCTCTGGCATTATTAAAACATGGCTGGCTATTTTCAAAGGGGATTGGGCTGGAGCTTGGGAAAATGCAAAGTCCGTTGTTACGACGATCTGGAACGGCATCACAGGATTGTTTAAAAACGCGTTCCAGACGATGGTTAAAATCGGTCAAGATATCATCCGAGGCCTTATAAAAGGTATCGGTGAAATGAAGGATGCGGCTGTTAAAAAAGCCAAGGAAATAAGTGAGAGTGTCGGGGGTTCTATAAAAGAGTTCTTTGGTATTCATTCACCGTCCCGATTAACTACAGAATATGGTGAATACATCGCGCAGGGCTTGGCAAACGGGATTGATAATAAATCTAAAGCAGCGGAAAAATCCGCCAAAAATACAGCAAAAAAGGTGAATGATGCTTTTAAAGAATCGTTTGCCAGCGCACAGCATAAATACAAAGTCGGTACGCTGGATACGTCACAGTACATTGCTGCTCTGCAAGGTGTGCAGGGACAATATGCTAAAACCTCAGCGCAATACCGCAAAGTAACAGAAGAAATATCTAAGGTAAACAAGACTTTAACCAAGGAACAGGAACAGGCGCTAAAACAGTCTTTTGACAACTCTAAAGCGTGGATTGATAAGCAGACTCAAGCGAATCAGCTTTCGTTGACTCAGCAGCTTGTAGCCTGGGAAAAGGTACAGGCACGGTATAAAGCTGGATCAGAGCAACGAAAGGCAGCAGAGGAAGCAGCGGGAAAGGTGAGACTGGAGATTTATAATCAGTTGAACCAAGCGGGCGATGACTTTTTGGCCAAGACTAAAGCCATCAATGAAAATGTGGCGGCTGAAGAATTACGGCTGAATCAGGTATATGAACAGGCCGTAGAGCAGCGAGCGAAATCTATTAATGATTTTGCTGGCTTATTTGATGCTGTCGTCATGAAGTCAGAGACAACCGGACAACAACTCTTAGATAATTTGCGCGGTCAGGTGGATTATCTTGCTACCTGGGCCTCAAGCATTGAAACACTGGCGGCACGAGGCATTGATAAAGGTTTGCTGGAGGAATTACGACAGATGGGTCCGAAAGCTGCGCCTGAGCTTGCAGCGTTGAATGAATTGACAGATGCCCAACTAGCGGAATATTCAGAGCTTTGGCGTACCAAGTCCGCAGAATCACGGGCTATTGCGGTGCAGGAGTTACAAGGAATGCGGCAAGACACTGACCTTCAGATTCAACAGCTTCGTGCCAAGGCTAACACGGAAATGGACGGTCTGAAAAAGGACTTTGAAGCGAAGGTAAAAGCAATCCGGTCCGGTACCGTTGGTCAGTTTAACGCAATGAAAGCTGATCTTCCGACGATCGGTAAGCAGGCCATGCAGGGGTTGTTAAATGGTTTATCTTCCATGCAGGGGGCTGTAACAGCTAAAGCACGCGAGATTGCCAATTCTGTTCGTACTACCATGCAAAAAGCGTTAGACATTCATTCCCCTTCCCGCGAAATGGCGTGGATCGGTGAAATGGCTGGTCAGGGGCTTGTACAAGGTATGGCAGGCATGATGTCCAGTGTTAGGCAGCAGGCGCATGAAATGGCTGTAGCTGTTCAACCTTCTGTGTCACCAACAACAGGTGATGCCGCTGCAAGCGGGACAACCACCATTAACATGGAAGGCTTGTTTGCTGGAGCAATATTTAACGTCAGACGGGACGAAGACATTAAATCGTTGGCTAAAGAGATGGCGTATGAATTATTTGCGCTGACTCAGGGAGCCGCACGCGGGGCAGGTGGAACACGTTGA
- a CDS encoding phage tail fiber protein has translation MADIILSKSNWWKTACINAALRGINFASPQALYIALYTSSPTDADTGQEVSGGGYTRRAVTFSEPVIADRRAVTSSVGDVSFPIAGADWGLVTHIGIRTAATGGNLVYHGAVKTPRTVQTNDTLRFLAGQIKVDEG, from the coding sequence TTGGCAGACATAATACTAAGTAAGTCGAACTGGTGGAAAACAGCCTGTATTAATGCGGCCTTGCGTGGGATTAACTTTGCTTCTCCTCAAGCGCTATACATTGCCCTATACACCAGTAGTCCAACCGATGCGGATACAGGGCAGGAGGTAAGCGGTGGAGGCTATACGCGCCGTGCTGTGACGTTTTCTGAACCAGTTATAGCGGATCGACGCGCCGTTACTTCCAGCGTGGGGGATGTCTCTTTCCCTATAGCTGGAGCAGATTGGGGCTTGGTAACTCATATCGGCATTCGCACGGCGGCAACAGGGGGCAATCTTGTATATCACGGGGCAGTCAAAACACCGCGCACGGTCCAGACGAATGACACACTTCGGTTTCTGGCTGGGCAAATAAAAGTAGACGAAGGGTAG
- a CDS encoding phage tail protein, with translation MRTHVTVYDLQMRRVAFLENAFDIGYDASMNALWTAQFSLPAGDEKNAECQPLYFVEIFDGDVRLELFRILSSAAKRGSGGETITYQCEHVLATLLDDVLFQYHTVGNLGYYTPQVLKYILDRQTTQRWRLGDIQFTHQFEYNWENENLLGALFSVPQPFTDEYMWTFDTTAYPWTLNLVQPSGREEAYIRYGVNLQGIERKIDPSQVTTRIYGLGYGEGVNQLTFADINGGKPYIDAEPEYIQRFGLVQTIFADKRFEFADTLLARCRAMLNELKVPSMQYTVDAAEIYAITKDPIDRFKVGAMVRVQDAEMGIDIKARVVKVGKSNILGQPGAVKLEIANKTQDIASSIADLRNRMHISEVYAQGATNLDTRDFADNCDPDHPAILKFYVPDETVRINKVMLSFQTEAFRAYSKAIEGGGGVSTTTAAGGASVPSTSTSAVQTPTTTTLAATVESSSPSDEWDQFATYVPDAVSAEGDHNHGIPDGTNLMTSTGETVTFSMSGKHRHVLTSEHKHRVTIPGHSHQVTIPGHNHTVEIPEHTHELNIPEHTHEIEYGIYEGPQPKNVSIMVDGNTVPIRETSGNDINIIPYLSKDGDGRVSRGTWHEIQIAPNSLGRVIANVVTQLFVQSRGGGNY, from the coding sequence ATGAGGACACATGTGACAGTTTATGATTTACAAATGCGCCGGGTGGCATTTCTGGAAAATGCATTCGATATTGGTTATGACGCATCAATGAACGCACTTTGGACAGCTCAATTTTCTTTGCCTGCTGGGGATGAAAAGAACGCCGAATGTCAACCGTTGTACTTCGTAGAAATATTTGATGGTGATGTTCGACTTGAGTTGTTCCGCATCCTATCCAGTGCGGCAAAGCGCGGTAGCGGCGGGGAAACAATCACGTATCAGTGTGAACACGTTTTAGCTACGCTGCTGGATGATGTGCTGTTTCAATATCACACGGTTGGTAATTTGGGTTATTACACACCGCAAGTACTTAAATACATTCTGGATCGGCAGACTACGCAGCGTTGGCGGCTGGGTGATATTCAATTCACACATCAATTCGAATATAACTGGGAAAATGAAAACCTTCTAGGCGCTCTTTTTTCCGTACCCCAGCCCTTTACGGACGAATACATGTGGACGTTTGACACAACAGCCTACCCGTGGACTCTGAACCTTGTACAGCCTTCTGGACGAGAAGAAGCATACATTCGTTACGGTGTGAATTTGCAGGGCATAGAAAGGAAAATAGACCCGTCTCAGGTTACTACGCGCATTTATGGCTTGGGCTATGGTGAAGGGGTTAACCAGCTCACTTTCGCTGATATTAATGGTGGTAAGCCCTATATTGACGCAGAACCGGAATACATTCAGCGCTTTGGTCTTGTACAAACCATTTTTGCGGACAAGCGTTTTGAATTTGCTGACACCTTATTAGCACGGTGCCGGGCCATGCTCAATGAACTGAAGGTGCCAAGCATGCAATATACGGTTGATGCCGCTGAAATCTACGCGATAACAAAGGACCCTATTGACCGTTTTAAAGTAGGGGCTATGGTTCGGGTGCAGGACGCGGAAATGGGCATTGACATTAAGGCCCGAGTGGTCAAGGTAGGCAAAAGCAACATTCTGGGACAGCCGGGAGCGGTAAAATTGGAGATTGCCAACAAAACACAGGATATCGCCAGCAGTATAGCGGACTTACGGAACCGTATGCATATAAGCGAGGTATACGCGCAGGGGGCAACCAACTTGGATACGAGGGACTTTGCAGACAATTGCGATCCAGACCATCCAGCCATACTGAAATTCTATGTACCTGATGAAACTGTCCGAATTAATAAGGTTATGCTGTCTTTCCAAACTGAAGCTTTCCGGGCATACAGTAAAGCCATTGAAGGCGGCGGGGGTGTCAGTACAACAACGGCAGCGGGTGGGGCTTCTGTACCATCCACATCCACGTCAGCAGTTCAAACGCCAACAACTACTACACTAGCGGCAACTGTTGAATCTTCTAGTCCATCTGATGAATGGGATCAGTTTGCTACTTACGTTCCCGATGCAGTAAGCGCCGAGGGAGATCATAACCACGGTATACCTGACGGTACAAACCTTATGACAAGCACAGGGGAAACAGTCACATTTTCCATGTCCGGTAAACATCGGCATGTGCTGACCTCAGAACATAAACACAGGGTGACAATTCCTGGACATAGTCACCAAGTGACGATTCCTGGTCACAATCACACGGTTGAAATACCGGAACATACGCACGAACTAAATATCCCAGAACATACCCATGAAATTGAGTATGGGATTTACGAAGGTCCTCAGCCAAAGAACGTTTCTATTATGGTGGATGGTAATACAGTCCCGATAAGGGAGACTAGCGGTAACGACATCAATATTATCCCTTATCTGTCCAAGGATGGAGATGGACGAGTATCTCGCGGAACTTGGCATGAAATACAAATAGCGCCCAATAGTTTAGGGCGCGTTATTGCAAACGTGGTGACTCAATTGTTTGTGCAGAGTCGCGGAGGAGGCAATTATTGA
- a CDS encoding XkdX family protein — translation MTFWTLAFKWNWVTAEKLKGAVITETNRFGEITPEEYKTITGVDFQ, via the coding sequence ATGACATTTTGGACTCTTGCTTTTAAGTGGAACTGGGTAACGGCAGAGAAATTGAAGGGCGCAGTAATCACGGAGACAAACCGTTTCGGAGAAATCACACCGGAAGAATACAAGACCATTACAGGCGTGGACTTCCAGTAA
- a CDS encoding phage head closure protein — translation MSWDYELTLIRPGEITQDDIGNQIPGDPVETVVLCKLQSVGRTEFYNAAVAGLRPEMVFVIHGYEYNYEQSVRFDGVLYRVIRTYATGFEELELTCERVAADG, via the coding sequence ATGAGTTGGGATTATGAGCTTACGCTAATCAGGCCCGGTGAAATTACACAGGACGATATAGGCAATCAGATTCCCGGTGATCCAGTAGAGACGGTCGTATTGTGTAAACTCCAATCTGTGGGACGTACTGAGTTTTACAATGCAGCGGTTGCAGGGCTACGACCTGAAATGGTGTTTGTTATTCATGGCTATGAGTACAACTATGAACAGTCTGTCCGTTTTGATGGCGTGCTGTACAGGGTGATTCGCACCTATGCAACCGGATTTGAAGAACTAGAACTAACGTGTGAGAGGGTGGCGGCAGATGGCTAG